The following proteins are encoded in a genomic region of Verrucomicrobiaceae bacterium:
- a CDS encoding class I SAM-dependent methyltransferase, which yields MEEKTPAQATDENYELLDSGGGRVLERLGGHVTTRACSQAWWRRKLGGGDWRKSQDLKQAAKTPIKIRVGTLLFQVGGAGGSFRALGPELRDSWQRVTEMCAAYAAKNRRPARVLHLFAGVGGHTLAAAAGGASVAHVEASAESLSRARENAALNPLASRDIRWVADDPVKFAQRERLQNQRHDLIILDPHSSREAKHGFDLERGLPALLATMSGLLSDTPLGVVLVCRQGFIWPTTLLQLMRHDLSIFGGTFEHGELLLSGAESVPAVPCGAYCRWWK from the coding sequence ATGGAAGAAAAGACACCCGCCCAAGCTACCGATGAAAACTACGAGCTGCTCGACAGCGGCGGAGGTCGTGTGCTGGAGAGACTCGGAGGCCACGTCACTACACGAGCATGCTCACAGGCCTGGTGGCGGAGGAAACTCGGCGGGGGCGACTGGCGCAAATCGCAGGATCTCAAACAAGCCGCCAAAACTCCGATCAAAATCCGTGTAGGAACGCTGCTTTTCCAAGTCGGTGGCGCAGGAGGCAGCTTCCGTGCTCTCGGGCCAGAGCTGCGTGACTCATGGCAGCGTGTCACAGAGATGTGTGCCGCCTACGCGGCAAAGAACCGCCGACCCGCCCGTGTGCTGCATCTATTCGCCGGAGTCGGCGGTCACACGCTCGCAGCGGCGGCAGGCGGTGCCAGCGTCGCCCATGTAGAGGCCTCAGCGGAGTCTCTCTCGCGTGCACGGGAGAATGCCGCGCTCAATCCGCTCGCCTCACGCGATATTCGCTGGGTCGCAGATGATCCGGTGAAATTCGCCCAGCGTGAGCGGCTGCAAAACCAGCGCCATGATTTGATCATTCTCGATCCTCACAGCTCGCGTGAGGCAAAGCACGGTTTTGACCTCGAGCGCGGCCTCCCCGCCCTGCTAGCGACAATGAGTGGCCTCCTCTCCGACACACCACTGGGGGTCGTGCTGGTGTGCCGTCAGGGTTTCATCTGGCCGACGACGCTGCTCCAGCTCATGCGCCATGATTTGAGCATCTTCGGCGGCACCTTCGAGCATGGCGAGCTTTTGCTTTCCGGCGCGGAAAGCGTGCCTGCCGTCCCCTGCGGGGCATATTGCCGCTGGTGGAAGTGA
- a CDS encoding DUF58 domain-containing protein: MARDHPQAWAQPQSPPPLPRPSSLPPPLPSREKANLFTSQFLNPAELARFENLMIFARTVVEGWFAGRHKSPHFGFSAEFIEHKPYAHGDDIEHIDWKVYARTKKLHVRKYLEETDMTVHLLVDASPSMDYTVPNRERKYSRVARIAAALAYLMIRQGDKAAMGLFADGLLSHTPAGGTRRHIHRLLQRLEKPALTASMRRTDIPRALEQVAAQLRRRARIVILSDFLGTDLDAMFDGLGQFLHRGFEVMLLQVLDPDELDLPALNVARFRDMETDQEVQVEPEEIRAAYQREIAAHTEKLRTQALRRRITFESVNTQAPYLDAIEAYMGFRRK; encoded by the coding sequence ATGGCCCGCGACCACCCGCAGGCCTGGGCACAGCCGCAGTCTCCCCCGCCTCTGCCGCGTCCATCCTCTCTTCCGCCTCCTTTGCCCTCCCGTGAGAAGGCGAACCTCTTCACCAGTCAGTTCCTCAATCCGGCCGAGCTCGCTCGTTTTGAAAATCTGATGATTTTTGCCCGCACCGTCGTGGAGGGCTGGTTCGCCGGTAGGCACAAGTCGCCGCACTTCGGCTTCAGTGCCGAATTCATCGAGCACAAGCCCTACGCCCACGGTGATGACATCGAGCACATCGACTGGAAGGTCTATGCGCGGACCAAAAAGCTCCATGTGCGCAAATACCTGGAGGAAACCGACATGACCGTGCATCTGCTCGTCGATGCCAGTCCGTCCATGGACTACACAGTGCCAAACCGGGAGCGGAAATACTCACGCGTGGCCCGCATCGCCGCTGCGCTGGCCTATCTCATGATCCGCCAGGGGGATAAGGCCGCCATGGGGCTCTTCGCAGACGGATTACTCTCGCACACACCAGCGGGCGGCACTCGGCGGCACATTCACCGCCTGCTCCAGCGCCTGGAGAAGCCCGCACTCACCGCCAGCATGCGGCGTACGGACATCCCGCGTGCTTTAGAGCAAGTCGCCGCGCAGCTCCGTCGCCGTGCACGCATCGTCATTCTGAGTGACTTCCTCGGCACAGATCTCGATGCCATGTTTGATGGCCTGGGGCAGTTTTTGCACCGTGGCTTTGAGGTGATGCTACTTCAGGTGCTCGATCCTGATGAGCTCGATCTCCCCGCGCTCAATGTCGCCCGCTTTCGCGACATGGAGACCGACCAGGAGGTGCAAGTCGAGCCAGAGGAGATCCGCGCCGCCTACCAGCGCGAGATCGCAGCCCACACGGAAAAACTTCGCACCCAGGCCCTGCGCCGCCGCATCACCTTCGAGAGCGTGAACACGCAGGCTCCCTACCTCGACGCCATCGAAGCCTACATGGGCTTCCGCCGCAAATAA
- a CDS encoding bifunctional alpha,alpha-trehalose-phosphate synthase (UDP-forming)/trehalose-phosphatase — protein MNRFLIVSNRLPVTVEVQHDAFSLKPSVGGLATAMAGLGGGESEMRWIGWPGDTNALSPETRTRLDSELLEQGLVAVHLASEDVHGFYEGFSNGVLWPLFHYQIGRVNMDAWRDWEAYERVNRQFAEAIAAQWREGDRIWIHDYQLMLVPAMVRSLVPRACIGFFLHIPFPSLEVFRTLPWRHQVLEGLLGADVIGFHTYGYQRHFAFCLLRMKGIDVVVDEFHWQDHIARLGTFPISIHTQEFIDRASQPEVDEEAAKILARAPGMQLLLGVDRLDYSKGLHRRFLAIERLLEIAPQLVGKIRFVQVAVPSRTNVETYAEFRRQLDELAGRINARFSTTDWSPIQYLYRSVTPTELVSLYRAADVMVVTPLRDGMNLVAKEYVACRIHDDGVLVLSELAGAAWELGEAVQVNPYNVHETAIAIRDALHMPPEEQRQRMQPMRQRIREWDVHAWVRSFASALDAAAIQLMEAPAANNPPTASELALMRHARRLHLLLDYDGTLVPFATRPELAQPDAALLDLLAALAADPRISLHITSGRPRDTMEKWFGHLRAGLHAEHGFWSRAAGSEWRANAIVRSGWKDRIRPIMESFSRCTPGSFVEEKEASLCWHYRQADPVQGDMQSRELTLHLTSFLANLPVEVMPGQCIVEVRQHGVNKGIVLPAILASMIASPQEFIVALGDDRTDEDLFAALPKHCFSIKVGSGTTVAARRLPDPEAVRLFLRGLIQPCSSGSETAPKTPS, from the coding sequence ATGAACCGCTTCCTCATCGTCTCGAATCGGCTGCCTGTGACCGTGGAGGTCCAGCATGATGCCTTTTCTCTGAAACCCTCTGTGGGTGGGCTGGCGACGGCCATGGCAGGCCTCGGCGGAGGAGAGAGTGAGATGCGCTGGATCGGCTGGCCAGGTGATACGAATGCGCTGAGCCCGGAGACACGCACACGACTGGACAGCGAGCTACTGGAGCAGGGCCTCGTCGCCGTGCATCTCGCCAGCGAGGACGTGCATGGCTTCTACGAAGGCTTCTCCAATGGCGTGCTCTGGCCGCTGTTTCACTACCAGATCGGTCGAGTGAATATGGATGCCTGGCGTGACTGGGAGGCCTACGAGCGGGTCAATCGCCAGTTCGCCGAGGCCATCGCTGCGCAGTGGCGTGAGGGCGACCGCATCTGGATCCACGACTACCAGCTCATGCTCGTCCCCGCCATGGTGCGCAGCCTCGTGCCGCGTGCCTGCATTGGTTTCTTCCTGCACATCCCGTTTCCATCGCTGGAGGTCTTCCGCACGCTGCCCTGGCGGCATCAGGTGCTGGAGGGGCTGCTAGGGGCAGACGTCATCGGCTTTCACACCTATGGCTATCAGCGGCACTTCGCTTTTTGCCTGCTGCGCATGAAAGGCATCGACGTGGTGGTGGATGAGTTTCACTGGCAGGACCACATCGCACGACTCGGAACCTTCCCCATCAGCATCCATACGCAGGAGTTCATTGACCGCGCCAGCCAGCCCGAGGTGGACGAAGAGGCCGCGAAGATCCTCGCCCGCGCTCCAGGCATGCAGTTGCTCCTCGGCGTGGATCGGCTGGATTACAGCAAGGGTCTGCACCGCCGATTCCTCGCCATCGAGCGCTTGCTAGAGATCGCACCGCAGCTCGTGGGGAAAATCCGCTTCGTGCAAGTCGCCGTGCCCTCACGCACCAATGTGGAAACCTATGCAGAGTTCCGCAGGCAGCTCGATGAGCTCGCTGGGCGCATCAATGCACGCTTCTCCACCACCGACTGGTCGCCCATCCAGTATCTCTACCGCAGCGTCACTCCCACAGAGCTCGTCTCGCTCTACCGTGCCGCAGACGTGATGGTCGTCACTCCGCTGCGTGATGGCATGAACCTCGTGGCCAAGGAATACGTCGCCTGCCGCATCCATGATGACGGCGTGCTAGTCCTCAGCGAACTCGCAGGTGCAGCCTGGGAGCTGGGCGAGGCCGTCCAGGTGAATCCCTACAATGTCCATGAGACCGCCATCGCCATCCGTGATGCCCTGCACATGCCCCCTGAGGAGCAACGCCAGCGGATGCAGCCCATGCGCCAGCGCATCCGCGAGTGGGACGTCCACGCCTGGGTGCGCAGCTTCGCCAGCGCCCTCGATGCCGCCGCCATCCAGCTTATGGAAGCTCCCGCCGCCAACAATCCGCCCACCGCCAGCGAGCTCGCTCTCATGCGCCACGCACGGCGGCTCCACCTGCTGCTCGACTACGATGGCACACTCGTCCCCTTTGCCACACGACCAGAGCTGGCACAGCCGGATGCTGCCCTGCTCGATCTGCTCGCCGCCCTCGCCGCAGATCCACGCATCAGCCTGCACATCACCAGCGGGCGTCCGCGTGATACCATGGAGAAATGGTTTGGCCATCTCCGCGCCGGCCTGCATGCCGAGCACGGCTTCTGGAGCCGCGCCGCGGGCTCCGAGTGGCGAGCGAACGCCATCGTGCGCTCTGGCTGGAAGGACCGCATCCGCCCCATCATGGAGAGCTTCTCACGCTGCACACCAGGCTCCTTTGTGGAGGAAAAAGAGGCCTCGCTCTGTTGGCATTATCGCCAGGCCGACCCAGTTCAGGGCGACATGCAGAGTCGCGAGCTCACACTCCATCTCACCAGCTTCCTCGCAAATCTACCTGTCGAGGTCATGCCCGGTCAGTGCATCGTCGAAGTCCGCCAGCACGGTGTGAACAAAGGCATCGTCCTACCCGCCATCCTCGCCTCCATGATCGCCTCGCCCCAGGAGTTCATCGTCGCCCTCGGTGATGACCGCACGGACGAGGATCTCTTCGCCGCGCTGCCAAAGCACTGCTTCAGCATCAAAGTCGGCAGCGGCACCACCGTCGCCGCCCGCCGGCTCCCAGACCCAGAGGCCGTCCGGCTCTTCCTACGCGGATTGATCCAGCCATGCAGCAGTGGAAGCGAGACAGCGCCAAAAACTCCCTCATGA
- a CDS encoding MoxR family ATPase, with protein MPTLTPADAQTVFYHLTNELGKAIVGQEIIVRQLLAALFANGHCLLIGVPGLAKTLLVRSLASTLGMDFKRIQFTPDLMPGDILGSELLREEAGHIQFEFQEGPVFTNLLLADEINRTPPKTQSALLEAMQERRVTVARRTRDLPAPFLVVATQNPIEHEGTYPLPEAQLDRFMFSLKLDYPAPAEEVEIVRRTTMEETASLQPVTDGSTLIALQRLVRAMPVSDHVLKYAVALSTATRPASADKISAAKNYIEWGAGPRASQYLVLGAKALALLQGKSTPETCDVRDACPVVLPHRIVPNYRATGEGHDAYAIIQMVMKDVKEPAY; from the coding sequence ATTCCCACCCTCACGCCTGCGGATGCGCAGACCGTTTTTTACCACCTCACCAACGAGCTCGGTAAGGCCATCGTGGGCCAAGAAATCATCGTGAGACAGCTTTTGGCGGCTTTGTTTGCCAATGGGCACTGCTTGCTCATCGGAGTGCCGGGTCTGGCCAAGACGCTGCTCGTGCGCTCCCTCGCCAGCACGCTGGGCATGGACTTCAAGCGCATCCAGTTCACGCCGGACCTCATGCCGGGCGACATCCTCGGCAGTGAGTTACTCCGAGAGGAGGCCGGTCACATCCAGTTCGAGTTCCAGGAGGGCCCTGTTTTCACCAATCTGCTGCTCGCCGATGAAATCAATCGCACCCCGCCCAAGACGCAGTCTGCGCTGTTGGAGGCCATGCAGGAGCGGCGCGTCACCGTCGCCAGGCGCACGCGTGATCTGCCTGCGCCCTTCCTCGTTGTCGCCACGCAGAATCCCATCGAGCATGAGGGCACCTACCCGCTGCCAGAGGCGCAGCTCGATCGGTTCATGTTCTCTTTGAAGCTGGATTACCCCGCACCAGCGGAGGAGGTGGAGATCGTCCGCCGCACCACGATGGAGGAGACGGCCTCGCTCCAGCCTGTGACGGATGGGTCCACGCTCATCGCCCTCCAGCGGCTGGTGCGTGCCATGCCAGTGAGTGATCATGTGCTGAAATACGCCGTCGCACTCAGCACCGCCACACGACCAGCCTCTGCGGATAAAATCAGTGCTGCCAAAAACTACATCGAGTGGGGAGCCGGGCCGCGAGCCTCTCAATACCTCGTCTTGGGTGCCAAAGCGCTCGCCCTGCTCCAAGGCAAATCCACACCAGAGACCTGTGACGTGCGTGATGCCTGCCCGGTCGTGCTGCCGCACCGTATCGTGCCCAATTACCGTGCCACGGGCGAAGGCCACGATGCCTACGCCATCATCCAGATGGTGATGAAGGACGTCAAAGAACCCGCCTACTAG
- a CDS encoding arylsulfatase, with amino-acid sequence MCRLLICAVFFPLLIAFSAPPNVLLIVTDDQGYGDFSIHGNPHLHTPHIDHLGHESVRFDRFYVNSFCAPTRAALLTGRWPLRTGVHGVTHNKEAMKPSETTLAETLRSAGYETACIGKWHNGEQFPYTPQGQGFTDFFGFTNGHWNNYFDATLLRGSQHEPTRGYITDVLTDEALRYITTHQKTPFFCYLAYNAPHSPYQVPDRYYDKFKAKGMDAKVAAFYGMIENIDENIGRILTRLDELKLAENTLVLFLTDNGGTAGVQTYNAGMRGGKTSVHEGGSRVPLFIRWPAAKWQPHVVHHIASHIDVLPTLLDLCGVERPTGPPLDGLSLRPLLEAPTTPAWPERTLFTHNPINETNKYPGAVRTQRHRLVREIKGSSGGSKAKANDASATPWQLYDMEADPAEEHDLAAEQPALVEQLAAKYDAWFADIRHDGLRRMPLPVGHAEHNPVELHAPQAYFDAPLHFASGPGFANDWLTNWTQPKAQVRFELEVHTPGAYEIEISYAASTDAKLRLSTTSAQLMATLPAAEAPLATLPHRDEDGKARYRDRTWATATLGTLHLDKGTATLTLEALSQQPNIDFKQVKLTLK; translated from the coding sequence ATGTGCCGTCTCCTCATCTGCGCCGTTTTCTTCCCACTGCTCATCGCCTTTTCCGCGCCGCCGAATGTACTGCTCATCGTCACCGACGACCAGGGATACGGCGACTTCTCCATCCACGGCAATCCACATCTCCACACGCCCCATATCGACCACTTGGGACATGAAAGCGTGCGCTTCGATCGCTTTTACGTGAACTCATTCTGTGCGCCGACCCGAGCCGCGCTGCTCACAGGCCGCTGGCCGCTACGCACGGGCGTGCACGGCGTCACGCACAACAAAGAGGCCATGAAACCATCTGAGACCACCCTCGCGGAGACTCTCCGCAGCGCTGGCTACGAGACTGCATGCATCGGGAAATGGCACAACGGCGAGCAATTCCCCTACACGCCGCAGGGGCAGGGTTTCACCGACTTTTTCGGCTTCACCAATGGCCACTGGAATAACTACTTTGACGCCACCCTGCTCCGCGGATCGCAGCACGAGCCCACTCGCGGCTACATCACCGATGTGCTCACGGACGAGGCGCTACGCTACATCACCACGCATCAGAAAACGCCCTTTTTCTGCTACCTGGCCTATAATGCGCCACACTCGCCCTATCAGGTGCCAGACCGCTACTACGATAAATTCAAAGCGAAGGGCATGGATGCCAAAGTCGCCGCTTTTTACGGCATGATCGAAAACATCGACGAAAACATCGGCCGCATCCTCACACGACTCGATGAGCTGAAACTCGCCGAAAATACTCTGGTTCTCTTTTTGACCGACAATGGCGGCACCGCAGGTGTCCAGACCTACAACGCAGGCATGCGTGGCGGCAAAACCAGCGTGCATGAGGGTGGTAGCCGCGTGCCCCTCTTTATCCGCTGGCCTGCCGCCAAATGGCAGCCGCATGTCGTGCACCACATCGCCTCCCACATCGACGTATTACCCACGCTGCTCGATCTCTGCGGTGTGGAGCGGCCGACAGGCCCTCCGCTCGATGGCCTGAGCCTTCGCCCGCTGCTCGAAGCGCCCACCACTCCCGCATGGCCGGAGCGCACGCTCTTCACCCACAATCCCATCAACGAAACCAACAAATATCCCGGTGCCGTGCGCACCCAGCGCCACCGCCTCGTGCGTGAGATCAAAGGCTCATCTGGTGGCTCCAAAGCCAAGGCCAATGACGCCAGCGCCACCCCCTGGCAACTCTACGACATGGAGGCGGACCCGGCTGAGGAACATGACCTCGCTGCGGAACAACCCGCCCTAGTCGAACAACTCGCCGCAAAATATGACGCCTGGTTCGCCGACATTCGCCACGACGGCCTACGCCGCATGCCTCTGCCCGTAGGCCATGCCGAGCACAATCCGGTCGAGCTGCATGCACCGCAGGCCTATTTTGATGCACCGCTCCATTTCGCGAGCGGACCGGGCTTCGCCAATGACTGGCTCACGAACTGGACACAACCGAAAGCGCAGGTTCGATTCGAACTCGAAGTCCACACCCCAGGCGCATACGAAATCGAAATCTCCTACGCCGCCAGCACAGATGCCAAACTGCGACTCAGCACCACCTCCGCGCAGCTCATGGCCACCCTCCCAGCCGCAGAGGCTCCTCTCGCTACACTTCCCCACCGCGACGAAGATGGCAAAGCACGCTACCGCGACCGCACCTGGGCCACCGCTACTCTGGGCACCCTCCACCTCGACAAAGGGACCGCCACACTCACGCTCGAAGCACTCTCCCAGCAGCCCAACATCGACTTCAAGCAGGTGAAGCTCACCCTGAAGTGA
- a CDS encoding glycoside hydrolase family 15 protein: MSDPTLAQTTPKLDHGVIGNGRVLALISPTSAIEWLCMPRFDSPSVFARILDRESGGTFIIEHASGEVRGQSEYLTNTNVLRTVFEMDDAAWEVLDFAPRLLDGMEVRAPFELARLVRPLRGHPRLRVRFDPRPDYGRAVVQIMPAGDCLLITGGEEPLRLFTDVPMPYVTGGREFALDKPMFFSLVCGGTRQRTTLWNVLEQFERTVETWRRWAMTCALPTFAADAVLRSALVLKLHQYHDTGAIIAATTTSIPEAIGTQRTWDYRYCWLRDAAFVVEALRRISHLREGEEFLRYLRDVAEAGPLQPLYGIGGERDLREETLDHLAGFANTKPVRVGNQAAEQRQNDLMGEVILCLETLLTDPRLAHLRGGDYFPLVQRLVEEAIVAAPTLDTGIWEFRQMPRAYTFSRAMCWVAIERGAKLADHLGECEHAARWRKIADEERELVLARGYNAKLGFFTQALDGEYPDASLLLLPTLGIISATDARFISTVEAYERLLAPDGFMKRYINPDDFGDTSSAFTICSFWWCEALALMGRLDDAVALFQRLMRCANPLGLFSEDIEPADGTMLGNFPQAYTHVGLIHAAMTISELLEARDGKVRAWT, from the coding sequence ATGAGCGATCCTACTTTAGCCCAGACGACGCCGAAGCTCGACCATGGGGTTATTGGTAACGGACGTGTGCTGGCGCTGATCTCACCGACGAGTGCCATTGAGTGGCTGTGCATGCCGCGCTTTGATTCGCCTTCCGTCTTTGCACGCATCCTGGATCGCGAGAGCGGTGGGACTTTCATCATCGAGCATGCTTCGGGTGAAGTGCGTGGGCAGTCGGAGTATCTCACGAACACGAATGTGCTGCGCACGGTCTTTGAGATGGATGATGCGGCGTGGGAGGTGCTCGATTTTGCTCCGCGTTTGTTGGATGGCATGGAGGTGCGTGCGCCCTTTGAGCTAGCACGGCTGGTGCGGCCACTGCGGGGACATCCACGGCTGCGGGTGCGGTTTGATCCACGGCCGGACTATGGGCGTGCGGTGGTGCAGATCATGCCGGCGGGAGATTGTCTGCTGATTACGGGCGGGGAGGAGCCTCTGCGGCTCTTTACGGATGTGCCGATGCCTTATGTGACTGGTGGGCGGGAGTTCGCACTGGATAAGCCGATGTTCTTCTCGCTGGTCTGCGGCGGCACTCGGCAGCGGACTACGCTGTGGAATGTGCTGGAGCAGTTCGAGCGCACGGTGGAAACGTGGCGTCGCTGGGCGATGACGTGTGCGCTGCCGACCTTCGCGGCTGATGCGGTGCTGCGCTCCGCGCTGGTGCTGAAGCTCCATCAATACCACGACACGGGCGCGATCATCGCGGCGACGACGACGAGCATCCCGGAGGCGATCGGGACGCAGCGGACATGGGATTACCGCTACTGCTGGCTGCGGGATGCGGCCTTTGTGGTGGAGGCGCTGCGACGCATCTCTCATCTGCGGGAAGGGGAGGAATTCCTCCGCTACCTGCGAGATGTGGCGGAGGCGGGGCCGCTGCAGCCGCTCTACGGCATCGGTGGAGAGCGTGATCTGCGTGAGGAGACGCTCGATCATCTCGCGGGCTTCGCCAATACCAAGCCGGTGCGTGTGGGCAATCAAGCTGCCGAGCAGCGACAAAATGATCTGATGGGTGAGGTCATCCTCTGCCTGGAGACGCTGCTCACAGACCCACGGCTCGCGCACCTTCGTGGTGGGGATTATTTCCCGCTCGTGCAGCGGCTGGTGGAGGAGGCCATCGTCGCAGCGCCCACGCTGGATACGGGCATCTGGGAGTTCCGGCAGATGCCGCGGGCCTACACGTTCTCTCGGGCGATGTGCTGGGTAGCCATCGAGCGTGGTGCGAAGCTGGCAGACCACCTCGGGGAATGCGAGCACGCTGCACGCTGGAGAAAGATCGCCGATGAGGAGCGTGAACTCGTCCTGGCTCGTGGCTACAATGCGAAGCTGGGATTCTTCACGCAGGCGCTGGATGGCGAGTATCCTGATGCCTCGCTGCTGCTGCTGCCCACGCTGGGCATCATCAGTGCGACGGATGCACGCTTCATCTCCACGGTGGAGGCGTATGAGCGACTGCTCGCGCCGGATGGCTTCATGAAGCGCTACATCAATCCCGATGACTTCGGTGATACCTCCAGCGCCTTCACCATCTGCTCGTTCTGGTGGTGTGAGGCTTTGGCCCTCATGGGACGGCTGGATGATGCAGTAGCGCTCTTTCAGCGGCTGATGAGATGTGCCAATCCGCTCGGTCTTTTCTCCGAAGACATCGAGCCCGCAGACGGCACGATGCTGGGCAACTTCCCGCAGGCCTACACGCACGTCGGCCTCATCCATGCGGCCATGACCATCTCGGAGCTGCTGGAGGCCCGCGATGGCAAGGTGCGGGCCTGGACTTGA
- a CDS encoding DUF1080 domain-containing protein has protein sequence MRGLAATNETFLLMRPFEDRFLIPRTMKLTRRLLLALAAFATTAFSADEEGFTPLFNGKDFTGWKGPVENYEVKNGAIACKAGKGGTIYSAEEYADFTVRLEVMIPAGSNNGLAIRYPGSGDTAYVGMCELQVLDNDAPKYAKLDPRQYHGSAYGMVAAKRGHLKPAGEWNVQEVTVKGSTIKVVLNGETILDCDLSKVNMDEVMGKKPHPGKDRTSGHFGFAGHNDLVLYRNIRIKRL, from the coding sequence ATGCGCGGTTTGGCGGCGACCAACGAAACCTTTCTGCTAATGCGGCCGTTTGAAGATCGCTTCCTGATTCCACGCACCATGAAACTCACCCGTCGCCTCCTGCTCGCTCTCGCCGCCTTTGCCACCACCGCCTTCTCCGCCGATGAGGAAGGCTTCACGCCTCTCTTCAATGGCAAAGACTTCACCGGCTGGAAGGGCCCGGTGGAAAACTACGAGGTGAAGAACGGCGCGATCGCATGCAAGGCAGGCAAAGGCGGCACCATCTACTCGGCGGAGGAATATGCTGACTTCACCGTGCGGCTGGAGGTCATGATCCCCGCAGGCTCGAACAACGGTCTCGCGATCCGCTACCCCGGCAGCGGCGACACCGCGTATGTCGGCATGTGCGAGCTCCAGGTGCTCGACAACGATGCACCGAAGTATGCGAAGCTCGATCCCCGCCAGTATCACGGCTCCGCCTACGGCATGGTAGCCGCGAAACGCGGTCATCTGAAGCCCGCAGGCGAGTGGAACGTGCAAGAAGTCACCGTCAAAGGCTCCACCATCAAAGTCGTGCTCAACGGCGAGACCATCCTCGACTGCGATCTCAGCAAAGTGAACATGGACGAGGTCATGGGCAAAAAACCTCACCCCGGCAAAGACCGCACCAGCGGCCACTTCGGCTTCGCCGGACACAACGACCTCGTTCTATACCGCAACATCCGCATCAAGCGTCTGTGA
- a CDS encoding DUF1501 domain-containing protein encodes MTSAAPDFLHVSRRQFFSHSMVGSAALSTLLSRDLTAAEMAPKPHFAPRAKHVIYLHMIGAPSQLDLFDYKPLLQKLDDEKCPEELTKGKRFAFIGGEMRLAGTEFQFKRHGQSGLELSELLPHLGSIADDVCVVRSLHTNEINHAPAQMFLHTGFGQGGRPSMGSWVTYGLGSENRDLPSYVVLLSGPAGGAGSTLWSTGFLPSVHQGVQFRSSGEPVLFLTNPPGHGSKDRRRVLDAVKSLNEQQLTAVGDPEIATRISQYEMAYRMQASVPELMDISRENAATLEMYGAKPGAASFANNCLLARRLIERGVRMVQLFDSDWDHHGGLAKRLREKAKDVDQPMAALVRDLKQRGLLDETLVVWGAEFGRTPLRQGANADGTKTSAGRDHHKDAYTMWMAGGGIKPGTSYGKTDDYGFNIAENPVHTHDLNATLLHLLGIDHERLTFRYQGRDYRLTDIHGELVPGIIA; translated from the coding sequence ATGACATCCGCCGCGCCCGATTTTCTCCACGTCTCCCGACGCCAATTCTTCAGTCACAGCATGGTGGGCAGTGCGGCACTGAGCACGCTGCTCTCGCGGGATCTCACTGCGGCGGAAATGGCTCCAAAACCGCATTTTGCGCCACGGGCAAAGCATGTGATCTACCTGCACATGATCGGGGCACCCTCGCAGCTCGATCTTTTCGACTACAAGCCGCTGCTCCAGAAGCTGGATGACGAAAAGTGCCCCGAAGAGCTCACCAAAGGAAAGCGCTTCGCCTTCATCGGCGGTGAAATGCGCCTCGCGGGCACAGAGTTTCAATTCAAGCGCCACGGGCAGAGTGGGCTCGAGTTGAGCGAGCTACTGCCCCACCTCGGCAGCATCGCCGATGACGTCTGCGTGGTGCGCAGTCTGCACACCAATGAGATCAATCACGCCCCCGCGCAGATGTTTCTCCACACCGGCTTCGGTCAAGGCGGCAGGCCCAGCATGGGATCGTGGGTGACATACGGCTTAGGCAGTGAGAATCGCGATCTACCCAGCTATGTCGTGCTTTTGTCTGGTCCAGCAGGGGGCGCAGGCAGCACGCTGTGGAGCACGGGCTTCCTGCCCAGTGTGCATCAGGGCGTGCAGTTCCGCAGCAGCGGAGAGCCCGTGCTGTTCCTCACCAATCCACCCGGACACGGCAGCAAAGACCGCCGCCGTGTGCTCGACGCCGTCAAATCGCTCAATGAGCAGCAACTCACCGCCGTGGGTGATCCAGAGATCGCCACACGCATCAGCCAATATGAAATGGCCTACCGCATGCAGGCCAGCGTGCCCGAGCTGATGGACATCAGCCGCGAAAATGCCGCCACACTGGAAATGTACGGCGCCAAGCCCGGCGCAGCCTCCTTCGCCAACAACTGCCTCCTCGCACGCCGCCTCATCGAGCGTGGTGTGCGCATGGTGCAGCTCTTTGACAGCGACTGGGACCACCACGGCGGCCTAGCCAAGCGCCTGCGTGAAAAAGCCAAAGACGTCGATCAGCCCATGGCCGCCCTCGTGCGTGATCTGAAGCAGCGCGGCCTGCTCGATGAGACACTCGTCGTCTGGGGTGCAGAATTCGGCCGCACGCCGCTGCGCCAGGGAGCCAACGCCGATGGCACCAAGACCTCCGCTGGCCGTGATCATCATAAAGACGCCTACACCATGTGGATGGCCGGAGGCGGCATCAAGCCGGGCACCAGCTACGGCAAAACAGACGACTACGGCTTCAACATCGCCGAAAACCCCGTCCACACACATGATCTGAACGCCACGCTCCTGCACCTCCTCGGCATCGACCATGAGCGCCTCACCTTCCGCTACCAAGGCCGCGACTACCGCCTCACCGACATCCACGGCGAGCTCGTGCCAGGCATCATCGCGTGA